One region of Calditrichota bacterium genomic DNA includes:
- a CDS encoding glycine--tRNA ligase codes for MSNRPADVIDKIVSLCKRRGFIFQSSEIYGGITSCYDYGPLGVELKKNIKECWWKAMVQQRDDIVGLDASILMHPRVWEASGHVEGFHDPMVDCKQCKHRFRADEVEGPRCPECGGELTEARQFNLMFKTHMGPVEEEASIVYLRPETAQGIYVNFLNVLNSSRKKIPFGIAQIGKAFRNEITPGNFIFRTREFEQMEMQYFVKPGTDGQWFDYWREQRMQWYYDLGIRRERLRFHEHGKDELAHYAARAFDIQYEFPFGWKELEGIHNRTDFDLSRHQQYSGKDLSYFDDQTRERYVPYIIETSAGVDRTLFTCLVDAYDEDVVEGEQRVVLRLSPKVAPVKAGIFPLVKRDGMPELAHKIVDMLRPHFVVFYDESGAIGRRYRRQDEAGTPFGITVDSQSLQDQTVTVRERDSMRQERVAIDRLVEFLRERVM; via the coding sequence ATGAGCAACAGACCAGCTGATGTGATCGACAAAATTGTCTCCCTGTGTAAACGGCGGGGCTTCATTTTTCAGTCAAGCGAAATCTACGGCGGCATCACCAGCTGCTACGACTACGGCCCGCTCGGTGTCGAGCTGAAAAAGAACATCAAAGAGTGCTGGTGGAAGGCCATGGTGCAGCAACGGGACGACATCGTGGGCCTGGACGCCTCAATCCTCATGCATCCCCGGGTGTGGGAGGCCTCGGGACATGTGGAGGGCTTCCACGACCCGATGGTGGATTGCAAGCAGTGCAAGCACCGCTTTCGCGCCGACGAGGTGGAAGGCCCACGCTGTCCGGAATGCGGCGGCGAGCTGACCGAGGCCAGGCAGTTCAACCTCATGTTCAAGACGCACATGGGACCGGTGGAGGAAGAGGCCAGCATCGTCTACCTGCGCCCGGAGACTGCCCAGGGCATCTACGTCAACTTCCTCAACGTGCTCAATTCCTCGCGGAAAAAGATCCCGTTCGGCATTGCCCAAATCGGCAAAGCATTTCGCAACGAGATTACGCCGGGCAATTTCATCTTCCGCACACGAGAATTCGAGCAGATGGAGATGCAATACTTCGTCAAGCCTGGCACCGATGGCCAGTGGTTTGACTACTGGCGCGAGCAGCGCATGCAGTGGTACTACGACCTTGGCATTCGCCGGGAACGCCTGCGCTTCCACGAACATGGCAAGGACGAGCTTGCGCACTATGCAGCGCGCGCCTTTGACATTCAGTACGAGTTCCCATTCGGCTGGAAGGAGCTGGAGGGGATTCACAATCGCACCGATTTTGACCTGTCGCGGCACCAGCAGTACTCAGGCAAGGACTTGAGCTACTTCGACGACCAGACGCGGGAGCGCTATGTGCCGTACATCATCGAGACCTCAGCAGGCGTGGACCGCACACTGTTCACCTGCCTGGTTGACGCGTACGACGAGGACGTGGTAGAGGGCGAGCAAAGGGTGGTGCTGCGGCTGTCGCCGAAAGTGGCGCCCGTCAAGGCTGGCATCTTCCCGTTAGTCAAGCGCGATGGGATGCCGGAACTGGCTCACAAGATCGTCGACATGCTGCGTCCGCACTTTGTGGTGTTCTATGACGAGTCGGGGGCCATTGGCCGCAGGTACAGGCGGCAGGACGAAGCTGGGACGCCGTTCGGCATCACCGTCGATTCCCAGTCGTTGCAGGATCAGACGGTGACGGTGCGGGAACGTGACTCCATGCGCCAGGAGCGGGTGGCAATCGATCGGTTGGTGGAGTTCCTGCGCGAGCGCGTTATGTAG